Proteins encoded within one genomic window of Prauserella marina:
- a CDS encoding TetR family transcriptional regulator, whose translation MVSRTSESSGGQREQALGRRERKKLATRAAVQEAAVRLAVRFGVENVTVEQIAAEADIALRTFFNYFPSKEHALVAFTASGADALVEAFRARPATESVLDAIRGSVLVVMSENISASRTHIDALRLISEAPSLWPHQLAILTGYEKALASAIAERGEPDGLYASVCAAASIAALRVVVARCLARSGSGAFSLEEFRSEFDKALAELGAGLDRPPGT comes from the coding sequence ATGGTTTCGCGCACGTCGGAGAGTAGCGGCGGCCAGAGGGAACAGGCGCTCGGGCGGCGCGAACGCAAGAAGCTGGCCACCCGCGCCGCGGTGCAGGAAGCCGCCGTGCGGCTCGCGGTGCGATTCGGCGTCGAGAACGTCACGGTCGAGCAGATCGCCGCCGAGGCCGACATCGCGCTGAGGACGTTCTTCAACTACTTCCCCAGCAAGGAGCACGCGCTGGTTGCCTTCACCGCATCCGGCGCCGACGCGCTCGTCGAGGCGTTCCGCGCCCGGCCCGCGACGGAGTCGGTACTGGACGCGATCAGGGGCTCCGTGCTCGTGGTGATGTCGGAGAACATCTCGGCGAGCAGGACGCACATCGACGCGCTGCGACTGATCAGCGAGGCACCGTCGCTGTGGCCGCATCAGCTCGCGATCCTCACCGGCTACGAGAAGGCACTCGCCTCGGCGATCGCGGAGCGCGGCGAGCCGGACGGGCTGTACGCCTCGGTGTGCGCGGCGGCGTCGATCGCCGCACTGCGGGTCGTCGTCGCCCGGTGCCTTGCCCGCTCCGGCTCCGGCGCCTTCTCGCTGGAAGAGTTTCGCTCCGAGTTCGACAAAGCCCTGGCCGAACTCGGCGCCGGTCTCGACCGGCCTCCGGGAACGTGA
- a CDS encoding pyridoxamine 5'-phosphate oxidase family protein — translation MKEPTSTTNLDRYGSAQLPWSRARDIMASDTPKEMLTFFVSTVRPDGRPHSAGVGAVWVDDALYFTGGPGARRSRNLAANAACTVSVSLRGIDLVLEGEARRVTDSATLERVAAVYRDGGRPATVRGDAFTAPFSAPSAGPPPWHLYRLTLDTAIGVASAEPHGASRWDFAY, via the coding sequence ATGAAGGAACCGACCTCGACCACCAACCTCGACCGGTACGGCTCGGCACAACTGCCGTGGAGCCGTGCGCGAGACATCATGGCCAGCGATACGCCAAAGGAAATGCTGACGTTCTTCGTCTCCACCGTGCGTCCCGACGGCCGCCCGCATTCGGCGGGGGTCGGCGCCGTCTGGGTGGACGACGCGTTGTACTTCACGGGCGGCCCAGGGGCACGCAGATCGCGCAATCTGGCCGCGAACGCGGCGTGCACCGTGTCGGTGAGTCTGCGTGGCATCGACCTCGTGCTGGAGGGCGAGGCGAGGCGCGTCACCGACTCCGCCACGCTGGAGCGGGTGGCGGCGGTGTACCGGGACGGCGGCCGGCCTGCCACCGTGCGGGGTGACGCCTTCACCGCCCCGTTCAGCGCACCCAGCGCGGGCCCGCCGCCGTGGCACCTCTACCGGCTGACCCTCGACACCGCCATCGGGGTGGCCTCAGCCGAACCGCACGGCGCCAGCAGGTGGGACTTCGCCTACTGA
- a CDS encoding SDR family oxidoreductase: MKIVVIGGTGLIGSKVVALLGSQGHDAVAASPATGVNTITREGVADALRGADVLVDVSNSPSFADADVLAFFGTSTRTLIEEAGGAGVGHYVALTVVGTRRLAASGYFRAKVDQENLIAASGLPYSLVHATQFFEFAGGIAEGATLDGAVRLSGASVRPIAAGDVAAMVVDVAVKPRGGALEVAGPEVLGLDEWVRTVLAARGDTRKVVVDPEAAYFGARLRQDSLLPGPDAEIAPTRLADWLALDQR; this comes from the coding sequence ATGAAAATCGTCGTCATCGGTGGCACCGGCCTGATCGGCTCGAAGGTGGTCGCCCTGCTCGGCAGCCAGGGCCACGATGCCGTTGCCGCTTCTCCGGCGACCGGGGTGAACACCATCACCCGGGAGGGAGTGGCCGATGCGCTGCGCGGGGCGGATGTGCTCGTGGACGTGTCGAACTCGCCGTCGTTCGCCGACGCCGACGTGCTCGCCTTCTTCGGCACGTCGACGCGCACCCTGATCGAGGAGGCCGGCGGCGCGGGCGTGGGCCATTACGTCGCGCTGACCGTGGTGGGCACACGGCGGCTGGCGGCGTCGGGGTACTTTCGGGCCAAGGTGGACCAGGAGAATCTGATCGCGGCCTCGGGCCTGCCGTACTCGCTCGTGCACGCGACCCAGTTCTTCGAGTTCGCGGGCGGGATCGCCGAAGGCGCGACCCTGGACGGCGCGGTCCGGCTTTCCGGCGCGAGCGTGCGGCCCATCGCGGCGGGTGATGTCGCGGCGATGGTCGTCGATGTCGCAGTAAAGCCGCGCGGCGGTGCGCTTGAGGTGGCCGGTCCCGAGGTGCTCGGTCTCGACGAATGGGTCCGCACCGTGCTGGCGGCCCGCGGTGACACCCGCAAGGTCGTCGTCGATCCGGAGGCGGCCTATTTCGGGGCTCGGCTGAGACAGGACAGCCTCCTGCCGGGGCCGGACGCCGAGATCGCGCCGACCAGGCTCGCCGACTGGCTCGCGCTCGACCAGCGCTGA